From the Oleiharenicola lentus genome, one window contains:
- a CDS encoding UDP-N-acetylglucosamine--N-acetylmuramyl-(pentapeptide) pyrophosphoryl-undecaprenol N-acetylglucosamine transferase, with protein sequence MSTFLIACGGTGGHLSPGIALAEALVERGHAATLLISHKRVDARLSEKYPRLTFERVPSAPLGWSPGKFARFAWDQARGLAHSRRLVARLKPDVIIGFGGFTNAGVVLAGRMAGVPVALHEANRVPGRATRMLSRIAQRLYLPPGVRLPGRLGLMVRHTGLPVRREIVRLSRHEARAQLGVDPNQKLVVVLGGSQGAGPLNRWVEETAAALAQEGVQVWCVTGMGKGEIDVREFPGRNGQTVRVWREPFCDRMGVLISAADVAISRAGAGTLAELIRCETPGVLVPYPFAADNHQQANAAYFEQQGGGLVVAETALAGLKLEIIDMVFNDWLLNKFRTNLRRMEQESSIEVIVHDLEALASGVTPGRPLRPAPAASVV encoded by the coding sequence ATGAGCACCTTCCTCATCGCCTGCGGCGGCACGGGCGGTCATCTCTCGCCGGGCATCGCGCTGGCCGAGGCGCTCGTGGAGCGCGGCCATGCGGCGACGCTGCTCATCAGCCACAAGAGGGTGGATGCGCGCCTCAGCGAGAAATATCCCCGGCTCACCTTCGAGCGCGTGCCAAGCGCGCCGCTGGGCTGGAGCCCCGGCAAGTTTGCCCGTTTTGCGTGGGATCAGGCCCGCGGTCTCGCGCACAGCCGTCGGCTCGTCGCCCGGTTGAAACCTGACGTGATCATCGGCTTTGGTGGCTTTACCAACGCGGGCGTGGTGCTGGCCGGCCGCATGGCGGGCGTGCCGGTGGCCCTGCACGAGGCCAACCGCGTGCCCGGTCGCGCGACCCGCATGCTTTCCCGGATCGCCCAGCGACTCTACCTGCCGCCCGGCGTGCGTCTGCCCGGCCGGCTCGGCCTGATGGTGCGGCACACCGGCCTGCCCGTGCGGCGCGAGATCGTGCGCCTGTCCCGCCACGAGGCCCGCGCGCAGCTGGGCGTGGACCCCAACCAGAAACTCGTGGTCGTGCTCGGCGGCAGCCAGGGCGCGGGCCCGCTCAACCGCTGGGTCGAGGAAACGGCCGCGGCGCTCGCGCAGGAGGGCGTGCAGGTCTGGTGCGTCACCGGCATGGGCAAGGGCGAGATTGACGTGCGCGAGTTTCCCGGCCGCAACGGCCAGACCGTGCGCGTCTGGCGCGAACCGTTCTGCGACCGCATGGGCGTCCTGATCTCGGCCGCCGACGTGGCGATCAGCCGCGCGGGCGCGGGCACCCTGGCGGAACTGATCCGCTGCGAGACGCCCGGCGTGCTCGTGCCGTATCCCTTCGCCGCCGACAACCACCAGCAGGCCAACGCCGCATATTTCGAGCAGCAGGGCGGCGGACTCGTCGTCGCCGAGACCGCGCTCGCCGGCCTGAAGCTGGAGATCATCGACATGGTCTTCAACGACTGGCTCCTGAACAAATTCCGCACCAACCTGCGCCGTATGGAGCAGGAAAGCTCCATCGAGGTCATCGTGCACGACCTCGAGGCGCTGGCCTCCGGCGTCACGCCCGGGCGGCCCCTCCGGCCGGCCCCGGCCGCCTCCGTCGTATGA
- the murB gene encoding UDP-N-acetylmuramate dehydrogenase, producing the protein MTPRPAVFGLAAERLHLIGAGGMGMAPLGLYLAGLGFQVSGEDDGWNPAVRTLLERAGVRIVAPGALPDDAQLVVHSSAIAPAHESRRRATARGLPQVRRGEMLAEVVKGKKLVAVVGSHGKTTTTAMLITVLQRAGFASDWVLGGLFNDSSLPPALVGGSDWIVAEVDESDGTIGRFSPEVTLVVNLDWDHPDHYAKLADLEAAFAALLARTRSAVFISDACPMSARIAARGGFNAPVHTFGRAGEFKGNVLRYTPAGLELTLGGRFALPHAEVRSRGEFNAANATAALAVAQELGAKLRADSLAEFSGVRRRQAVLHASALTIYEDYAHHPTEIRALLGSLKQALSGRLVVVFQPHRYTRTAQFKAEFAAALAGADSLFLMDVYAASEAPVAGGTTADIYAELKKSGAADHVTYLPGNDAGLLRALQAALKPGDTLAFVGAGDIEQSARDFVARLKSTEAREAAWNAFLLAVRPRLAAATRLVERESLANKTTMRVGGPARVYAEPAGAEDLQVLLREMHRRALPVHLLGRGSNLIIPDEGVDGLVISLGHEHWQKFEPHADGRIWAGAGLRLKNLCGLAIKAGFQGFEFLEGIPGSVGGALRMNAGAMGGWMFDVVDEVQLMTLQGEIRTMKKAEMHVDYRHCAELHEAIALGAWLKPAASAQSDDIRRQIDVYQKKRVESQPREPSAGCIFKNPPGNSAGRLIDESGLKGERVGDAEVSTVHANFIVNRGHATSADIIALVKKVRARVKAAKGVDLEPEVLLYGAEWKDVL; encoded by the coding sequence ATGACCCCGCGCCCCGCAGTCTTCGGCCTCGCGGCGGAACGCCTCCACCTCATCGGCGCGGGCGGCATGGGCATGGCCCCGCTCGGGCTTTATCTGGCCGGTCTCGGTTTCCAGGTCAGCGGCGAGGACGATGGCTGGAATCCCGCCGTGCGCACCCTGCTGGAGCGGGCCGGCGTTCGGATCGTGGCGCCCGGCGCGTTGCCCGACGACGCGCAGCTGGTCGTGCATTCCTCGGCGATTGCCCCGGCCCATGAATCCCGCCGGCGCGCCACCGCCCGCGGCCTGCCGCAGGTGCGGCGCGGCGAGATGCTCGCCGAGGTCGTGAAGGGGAAGAAGCTTGTCGCCGTCGTCGGCTCGCACGGCAAGACGACCACGACGGCCATGTTGATCACCGTGTTGCAACGCGCCGGTTTCGCCAGCGACTGGGTGCTGGGCGGGCTTTTCAACGACTCCTCGCTGCCTCCGGCCCTGGTCGGCGGTTCCGACTGGATCGTCGCCGAGGTGGACGAGAGCGACGGCACCATCGGGCGCTTCAGTCCCGAGGTGACGCTCGTGGTGAACCTCGACTGGGATCACCCCGACCATTACGCGAAGCTGGCCGATCTCGAAGCGGCCTTCGCCGCGCTGCTCGCCCGGACCAGGTCGGCCGTGTTCATCAGCGACGCCTGCCCGATGTCGGCCCGCATCGCCGCCCGCGGCGGTTTCAACGCGCCGGTCCACACCTTTGGCCGCGCCGGCGAGTTCAAGGGCAACGTACTGCGTTACACCCCGGCCGGGCTCGAACTGACGCTGGGCGGACGCTTCGCCCTCCCGCATGCGGAGGTGCGCAGCCGGGGCGAGTTCAACGCCGCCAACGCCACCGCCGCGCTCGCCGTGGCGCAGGAGCTGGGCGCCAAGCTCAGGGCGGATTCGCTGGCGGAATTTTCCGGCGTTCGCCGTCGCCAGGCTGTGCTGCATGCGTCGGCGCTTACGATCTACGAGGATTACGCACACCATCCGACGGAAATCCGGGCTCTGCTCGGCAGCCTGAAGCAGGCTCTATCCGGCCGGCTGGTGGTGGTGTTCCAGCCGCATCGTTACACCCGCACCGCCCAGTTCAAGGCCGAGTTTGCCGCCGCGCTCGCCGGGGCCGACAGCTTGTTTCTGATGGATGTCTATGCGGCCAGCGAGGCGCCCGTGGCCGGCGGCACGACGGCCGACATCTACGCCGAGCTGAAGAAAAGCGGCGCGGCCGATCACGTCACTTATTTGCCGGGCAACGACGCCGGCTTGCTGCGGGCGCTCCAGGCCGCGCTGAAGCCCGGTGACACGCTGGCGTTTGTCGGCGCGGGCGACATCGAGCAGTCGGCGCGCGATTTCGTCGCCCGGCTCAAATCCACCGAGGCGCGCGAGGCGGCGTGGAACGCTTTCCTGCTGGCCGTGCGCCCGCGCCTCGCCGCCGCCACCCGGCTGGTCGAGCGCGAGTCGCTGGCGAACAAGACGACGATGCGCGTCGGCGGGCCGGCGCGCGTCTATGCCGAACCGGCGGGTGCGGAAGACCTGCAGGTTCTCCTGCGCGAGATGCACCGGCGCGCGCTGCCCGTGCACCTGCTCGGGCGTGGCTCGAACCTCATCATCCCCGACGAGGGCGTGGACGGCCTCGTCATCAGTCTCGGTCATGAGCACTGGCAGAAGTTCGAGCCACACGCCGATGGCCGCATCTGGGCCGGCGCCGGGTTGCGGCTCAAGAATCTCTGCGGTCTCGCGATCAAGGCCGGGTTTCAGGGCTTTGAGTTTCTTGAGGGCATCCCCGGCTCGGTCGGCGGCGCCTTGCGCATGAACGCCGGCGCCATGGGCGGCTGGATGTTCGACGTGGTGGACGAAGTGCAGCTGATGACCCTGCAGGGCGAAATCCGCACGATGAAGAAGGCCGAGATGCATGTGGACTACCGCCATTGCGCGGAGCTGCACGAGGCCATCGCGCTCGGCGCCTGGCTGAAGCCGGCGGCCAGCGCGCAGTCCGACGACATCCGCCGGCAGATCGATGTTTACCAGAAAAAGCGCGTGGAGTCCCAGCCGCGCGAGCCGAGCGCGGGCTGCATCTTCAAGAACCCGCCGGGCAACTCGGCCGGACGGTTGATCGACGAGAGCGGCCTCAAGGGCGAGCGGGTGGGGGATGCCGAGGTCTCGACCGTGCATGCGAATTTCATCGTGAACCGGGGCCATGCCACCAGCGCCGACATCATCGCGCTCGTGAAGAAGGTCCGTGCGCGCGTCAAGGCGGCCAAGGGCGTGGACCTCGAGCCCGAGGTGCTGCTCTACGGAGCCGAATGGAAGGACGTGTTATGA
- a CDS encoding cell division protein FtsQ/DivIB, with the protein MKSADQPADAPGRSWRNIRQDVSSPAMSRQGLRRRWLAWLKIGVLAAAVGLGGWSVYELAHSWATDRAALTTAVHSAPVRETVLITDGVLSQKWVAETLALPKGASLMALDLPALRDRLLAHGQIRVAVLTRSFPDTLVVTLQERTPVARILATDSSGLSKPLFVAKDGVVYEGRLYAKALTEELPWLDGLRLLRSVRGFEPVEGMADVSALLSTAQLQAPHLYRDWIIVSLAHLAERDELRVKTKDRTEIIFSRKRDYYKQVAQLDFVLDAAQALPEAAALQSVNLTLEGQVPVKLHGTPDELMPAVPERPDFSLSTSSQRKKQRDL; encoded by the coding sequence ATGAAATCCGCCGACCAACCCGCCGACGCCCCCGGCCGCTCCTGGCGCAACATCCGCCAGGATGTGAGCTCGCCCGCGATGTCGCGGCAGGGCTTGCGGCGGCGCTGGCTGGCCTGGCTCAAGATCGGCGTGTTGGCGGCTGCCGTCGGCCTGGGCGGCTGGTCGGTTTATGAGCTGGCCCATTCCTGGGCCACCGATCGCGCGGCCCTGACCACCGCCGTGCACAGCGCCCCGGTGCGCGAAACCGTGCTCATCACCGACGGGGTGCTCAGCCAGAAATGGGTCGCCGAAACCCTGGCCCTGCCCAAGGGCGCCAGCCTGATGGCCCTCGATCTGCCCGCCCTGCGCGACCGCCTGCTCGCCCATGGCCAGATCCGCGTGGCGGTGCTTACGCGCAGTTTTCCCGACACGCTGGTCGTGACTCTCCAGGAACGGACCCCCGTGGCGCGCATCCTGGCGACGGACAGCTCCGGCCTGTCCAAGCCCCTGTTCGTGGCCAAGGATGGCGTCGTGTACGAGGGCCGGCTTTATGCGAAGGCCCTGACCGAGGAACTGCCCTGGCTCGACGGCCTTCGCCTGTTGCGTTCCGTCCGGGGCTTCGAACCCGTGGAAGGCATGGCCGACGTGTCGGCCCTGCTGTCCACGGCCCAGTTGCAGGCGCCCCACCTTTACCGCGACTGGATCATCGTCTCACTGGCCCATCTGGCCGAACGCGACGAGCTGCGGGTGAAGACCAAGGACCGCACCGAGATCATCTTCAGCCGCAAGCGCGACTACTACAAGCAGGTCGCACAGCTCGACTTCGTGCTCGATGCCGCCCAGGCGCTGCCCGAGGCCGCCGCGCTGCAGTCGGTCAACCTCACGCTCGAGGGACAGGTGCCGGTGAAGCTGCACGGCACG
- the mraY gene encoding phospho-N-acetylmuramoyl-pentapeptide-transferase: MLSYLSQYDHVFGPFRLLQYITVRSVGAAITALLIGFVIGPWLIRRFRELKFGHGYIDERTGALGATYFDKKHTPTMGGLIIFLSVFFSTVLWAVPNVWTVVALFVYTALTVPGWRDDYLKVVHKNKDGIRSWEKIAWQTAATVIALGILLWHPQSSAKIRELWVPFLKTAIIPHMHWSLLLVLIYLWIVGFSNAINLTDGLDGLATGCTITVALVFGIMAYAAGNSVISEYLLISYVPGTGELTIVCSALIGACMAFLWYNSHPAEVFMGDTGSLALGGLIGVMAFMIHQPFTLVIVGGVFVMEALSVIFQVGWFKYTRRRTGTGQRLFLMAPIHHHFQKKGWPETKVVLRFWVLSLGFALAGLATLKLR, translated from the coding sequence ATGCTTAGCTACCTTTCCCAATACGACCACGTCTTCGGGCCGTTTCGCCTGCTGCAATACATCACCGTGCGCTCGGTGGGTGCGGCGATCACGGCCTTGCTCATCGGCTTCGTCATCGGTCCGTGGCTCATCCGCCGGTTCCGCGAGCTGAAGTTCGGTCACGGTTACATCGACGAGCGCACGGGCGCGCTCGGGGCGACCTACTTCGACAAGAAGCACACGCCGACGATGGGCGGGCTCATCATCTTCCTTTCGGTGTTTTTCAGCACGGTGCTCTGGGCCGTGCCCAACGTGTGGACCGTGGTCGCGCTCTTCGTTTACACGGCGCTGACCGTGCCCGGCTGGCGCGACGACTACCTGAAGGTCGTCCACAAGAACAAGGACGGCATCCGCTCCTGGGAGAAGATCGCCTGGCAGACGGCCGCAACCGTGATCGCGCTCGGCATCCTGCTCTGGCATCCACAGAGCTCCGCCAAGATCCGCGAGCTGTGGGTCCCGTTTCTCAAGACGGCGATCATTCCGCACATGCACTGGTCGCTGCTGCTCGTGCTGATCTACCTCTGGATCGTCGGCTTCAGCAACGCCATCAACCTGACCGATGGTCTCGACGGCCTGGCCACCGGTTGCACGATCACCGTGGCGCTGGTGTTCGGCATCATGGCCTATGCGGCGGGCAACAGCGTCATCTCGGAATACCTGCTCATCAGCTACGTGCCGGGCACGGGCGAGCTGACCATCGTGTGTTCGGCGCTGATCGGCGCCTGCATGGCCTTCCTCTGGTACAACTCGCATCCCGCCGAGGTTTTCATGGGCGACACCGGTTCGCTAGCGCTCGGCGGACTCATCGGTGTCATGGCCTTCATGATCCACCAGCCCTTCACGCTGGTGATCGTCGGCGGTGTGTTCGTGATGGAGGCGCTGTCGGTCATCTTCCAGGTCGGCTGGTTCAAGTACACCCGCCGGCGCACGGGCACGGGGCAACGCCTCTTCCTCATGGCCCCGATCCACCACCATTTCCAGAAGAAGGGCTGGCCCGAGACCAAGGTCGTCCTCCGTTTCTGGGTTCTCTCCCTCGGCTTCGCCCTCGCCGGCCTCGCCACGCTCAAGCTCCGCTAA
- the murD gene encoding UDP-N-acetylmuramoyl-L-alanine--D-glutamate ligase yields MPFTPPQSIAPLLARPVAVLGAGVSGQGVLLLLGAIGATGVLYDERADHAARVFTATEAATHGLVVFSPGFAPEHPWLSTARAAGCTCLGELDFASLFWRGEVIAVTGTNGKTSLTEFLAHALNAAGRRAHVTGNVGYPFSRFVVEQMGQVDVAVCEVSSFQAETLQHFRPTATLWTNFAEDHLERHPGMPAYFAAKCRLLERTMRGGVFIGSSVQRFALVAGQALPPVVPVATEGQPADIRLGGSIFASYPQRENFILAAAWWRQTGLPPSLLYSAAETFRLGQHRLTRVAEKAGVAYWNDSKATNFHAVEAALATFSSPVLWIGGGKAKGGDLGAFVGRIARQLKHAFLIGETQAALLAHCAQFRVAATACTSLAEAVQKARALATAGDQVVLSPGFASFDMFRGYDDRGRQFESLVENL; encoded by the coding sequence ATGCCGTTCACCCCGCCCCAATCCATCGCCCCCTTGCTCGCCCGGCCGGTCGCCGTGCTGGGCGCGGGCGTGAGCGGGCAGGGCGTGCTCCTGTTGCTCGGCGCCATCGGGGCGACGGGCGTTCTCTACGATGAGCGGGCGGACCACGCCGCGCGCGTTTTCACGGCCACCGAGGCCGCCACCCACGGGCTCGTGGTCTTCAGCCCGGGCTTTGCGCCCGAGCACCCGTGGCTCAGCACAGCCCGCGCGGCCGGGTGCACCTGCCTTGGGGAACTGGACTTTGCCTCGCTGTTCTGGCGTGGCGAGGTCATCGCCGTCACGGGCACGAACGGCAAAACTTCGCTCACGGAATTTCTGGCCCACGCGTTGAACGCGGCCGGACGCCGGGCGCACGTCACGGGCAACGTCGGCTATCCGTTCAGCCGCTTTGTGGTCGAGCAGATGGGTCAGGTGGACGTCGCCGTGTGCGAGGTGAGCTCCTTCCAGGCGGAGACGCTGCAGCACTTCCGGCCGACGGCGACCCTGTGGACCAATTTTGCCGAGGATCACCTCGAGCGGCACCCTGGCATGCCGGCGTATTTCGCGGCGAAGTGCCGGCTGCTCGAACGCACCATGCGGGGCGGTGTGTTCATCGGATCCTCCGTGCAACGTTTCGCCCTGGTGGCGGGGCAAGCGCTGCCTCCCGTGGTCCCGGTGGCCACCGAAGGCCAGCCGGCCGACATCCGGCTTGGGGGGAGTATCTTTGCCAGCTACCCGCAGCGGGAGAACTTCATCCTCGCCGCCGCCTGGTGGCGCCAGACTGGCCTGCCGCCGAGTCTGCTCTACAGCGCGGCCGAGACCTTCCGCTTGGGCCAGCACCGCCTGACCCGGGTGGCGGAAAAGGCCGGGGTGGCCTACTGGAACGACTCGAAGGCGACCAATTTCCACGCCGTCGAGGCGGCCTTGGCGACGTTTTCCTCCCCGGTCCTCTGGATCGGCGGCGGCAAGGCCAAGGGCGGCGACTTGGGCGCCTTCGTCGGCCGGATCGCCCGCCAGCTCAAGCACGCCTTCCTGATCGGTGAAACCCAGGCTGCGTTGCTGGCCCACTGTGCGCAGTTCCGCGTGGCCGCGACAGCCTGCACCAGCCTTGCCGAGGCCGTCCAAAAGGCGCGGGCCCTCGCCACCGCCGGCGACCAGGTGGTGCTCAGTCCGGGCTTCGCCAGCTTCGACATGTTCCGCGGCTACGACGATCGTGGCCGGCAGTTTGAAAGCCTTGTGGAAAACCTGTGA
- the ftsW gene encoding putative lipid II flippase FtsW has protein sequence MVSSTSAVLPRRPLTITPASVIIICVAALVSIGLAVLFSASSPIKGGPYYSYLYKQLIFLALAIGAAWLVALADLEQLRRFAWIAAAVALVTLVLVLIPQIGVSVKGSRRWLNLGFTRLQVSEFAKLALVFSLAHYLALNQSKLHDFWRGFVIPAAWTGLFALLVLAEPDFGTAFLLGTIGMILLFLAGARLKFLLPAIGAALLAFVVLVLHNPVRLRRITSFMDIEANRGDGAYQLWQAILAFAAGGVDGVGLGQGRQQNSFLPEAHTDFIFAIMGEEMGLIFTLLTVALFVTIFVAGLMHVRRAPNLFQFLLVTGCLLLICLQAIINLGVVTGMLPTKGMSLPFISAGGSNLLLMGLLVGVIINTQRTWERPKPLVRKRALTEVIG, from the coding sequence ATGGTGAGTTCGACGAGCGCCGTTCTGCCCCGCCGCCCTCTCACGATCACCCCCGCGAGCGTCATCATCATCTGCGTCGCGGCGTTGGTGTCCATCGGGCTGGCGGTGTTGTTCAGCGCGAGCTCGCCGATCAAGGGCGGGCCCTACTACTCCTACCTCTACAAGCAGCTCATCTTCCTCGCCCTCGCCATCGGCGCCGCCTGGCTGGTGGCGCTCGCTGATCTGGAGCAGTTGCGCCGTTTTGCGTGGATCGCGGCGGCGGTGGCGCTGGTCACGCTGGTGCTGGTGCTGATCCCGCAGATCGGCGTGTCCGTGAAGGGCAGCCGCCGCTGGCTCAACCTCGGCTTCACGCGCCTGCAGGTGTCGGAGTTTGCCAAGCTCGCGCTCGTCTTCTCGCTCGCGCACTACCTCGCGCTCAACCAGAGCAAGCTGCACGACTTCTGGCGCGGCTTCGTGATCCCGGCGGCATGGACGGGCCTGTTCGCGCTCCTGGTGCTTGCCGAACCCGACTTCGGCACCGCCTTTCTGCTCGGCACCATCGGCATGATCCTGCTTTTCCTCGCCGGCGCGCGGCTGAAGTTCCTGCTGCCCGCCATCGGCGCGGCGCTCCTCGCCTTCGTCGTCCTCGTGCTGCACAACCCGGTGCGCCTGCGGCGCATCACGTCGTTCATGGACATCGAGGCCAACCGCGGCGACGGCGCTTACCAGCTCTGGCAGGCCATCCTCGCCTTTGCGGCCGGCGGGGTGGACGGCGTGGGCCTCGGCCAGGGGCGCCAGCAGAACTCCTTCCTGCCCGAGGCGCACACGGATTTCATCTTCGCCATCATGGGCGAGGAGATGGGCCTGATCTTCACGCTGCTCACGGTGGCGCTCTTCGTCACGATCTTCGTGGCGGGCCTCATGCATGTGCGCCGCGCGCCGAACCTGTTCCAGTTCCTGCTCGTGACCGGCTGCCTGCTGCTGATCTGCCTGCAGGCGATCATCAATCTCGGCGTCGTCACCGGCATGCTGCCCACGAAGGGCATGTCGCTGCCCTTCATCAGCGCCGGCGGCTCCAATCTCCTGCTGATGGGCCTGCTCGTCGGCGTCATCATCAACACCCAGCGTACCTGGGAGCGCCCCAAGCCCTTGGTCCGAAAACGCGCGCTGACGGAGGTGATCGGGTGA
- a CDS encoding LysM peptidoglycan-binding domain-containing protein yields MNILKIFGAVVAVHLLAFIFIFASPGCSTGPRNMPTPDATMPAGSTTPPVSYNSAAPEPVDLGTAPAVSYTPASPLGHATPTRPGSAAAVAVTPPKPVENVAPVSTYTVERGDSLWSISKKHGLTVAELAKANSLPTGTALKPGRKLIIPGKPGAAKEPMAASAMSLPAEKTPMTTRPTNGEKVTHTVAAGESLGVIARKYGVRVADIVEANPITDPAMVRAGQVLVIPGFKGVTAKPAASAPKPAAPTTSAETPAVSTAPAPAAPKFELTPPPPGQDLDAGLKGAETEVPTIKVEDAPKPN; encoded by the coding sequence ATGAACATTCTCAAGATCTTCGGAGCCGTGGTCGCCGTCCACCTGCTCGCGTTTATCTTCATTTTTGCGAGCCCTGGTTGCTCGACCGGTCCGCGGAACATGCCCACGCCCGACGCCACCATGCCGGCCGGCTCCACCACGCCGCCGGTGAGCTACAACTCGGCTGCGCCCGAGCCGGTGGACCTCGGCACCGCGCCCGCCGTTTCCTACACGCCCGCATCGCCGCTCGGCCACGCCACGCCGACGCGCCCCGGCTCCGCCGCCGCGGTGGCGGTCACGCCGCCGAAGCCCGTCGAGAATGTCGCCCCCGTCTCCACCTACACCGTCGAGCGCGGTGACAGCCTCTGGAGCATCTCCAAGAAACACGGCCTGACCGTGGCCGAACTCGCCAAGGCCAACAGCCTGCCCACCGGCACCGCCCTCAAGCCCGGCCGCAAGCTCATCATCCCCGGCAAACCCGGCGCCGCCAAGGAACCGATGGCCGCTTCCGCGATGTCGTTACCCGCCGAGAAAACTCCGATGACCACGCGTCCGACCAACGGCGAGAAGGTGACGCACACCGTGGCCGCCGGCGAAAGCCTCGGCGTCATCGCCCGCAAGTATGGGGTCAGGGTCGCCGATATCGTGGAGGCCAACCCCATCACCGATCCGGCCATGGTCCGCGCCGGCCAGGTGCTCGTCATCCCGGGCTTCAAGGGTGTCACCGCCAAACCGGCGGCCTCCGCCCCCAAGCCCGCCGCGCCGACCACGTCCGCGGAAACGCCGGCGGTTTCCACCGCGCCCGCTCCGGCCGCGCCCAAGTTTGAACTCACGCCGCCGCCCCCCGGTCAGGATCTCGACGCCGGCCTGAAGGGCGCCGAGACCGAGGTGCCCACGATCAAGGTCGAAGACGCGCCCAAGCCGAACTGA
- a CDS encoding D-alanine--D-alanine ligase family protein, with protein sequence MSHSPVIAVLAGGTSPERDVSLGSGKAIALALAYSHPTEFYTVDADALPAGLDPARHVVCSALHGTFGEDGGMQGLLDAGGFSYTGCDARSSDLCFDKWRTRLSVSAMGVKVAPGRNFTAATKPTAAALAAELGEQVVLKPNRQGSSVGLQIVSSRVGLEIALGGLRAGDWIAERRILGRELTVGLLRGRAMGIVEVVPKSGVFDYTSKYTKGLTEYLAPALLSDETAAKVRGAAETAFAACGCRDYARIDFMLSAEGELYLLEINTLPGMKETSLLPMSARCVGLDFVALCRELVAPAVERLRPARAHR encoded by the coding sequence ATGAGCCACTCGCCCGTCATTGCCGTGCTGGCCGGGGGCACTTCCCCCGAACGCGACGTCTCGCTCGGCTCCGGCAAGGCCATCGCCCTCGCCCTGGCTTACTCGCACCCCACGGAGTTCTACACGGTGGACGCCGATGCGTTGCCGGCCGGGCTGGATCCGGCGCGGCATGTGGTGTGCTCGGCCTTGCACGGCACCTTCGGCGAGGACGGCGGGATGCAGGGCCTGCTCGACGCGGGCGGTTTCAGCTACACCGGCTGCGATGCGCGCAGCAGCGACCTCTGCTTCGACAAGTGGCGCACGCGGCTCAGCGTGTCCGCCATGGGCGTGAAGGTGGCCCCGGGGAGAAATTTCACCGCCGCGACCAAGCCCACGGCGGCGGCACTCGCCGCCGAACTCGGCGAACAGGTCGTGCTCAAGCCCAACCGCCAGGGCAGCAGCGTCGGCCTGCAGATCGTTTCCTCCCGGGTCGGGCTGGAGATCGCGCTCGGCGGCCTCCGCGCCGGCGACTGGATCGCCGAGCGGCGCATCCTCGGTCGCGAGCTGACGGTCGGGCTCCTGCGCGGACGGGCCATGGGCATCGTCGAGGTGGTGCCGAAGTCGGGCGTCTTCGACTACACGAGCAAATACACCAAGGGCCTCACCGAGTATCTGGCCCCGGCCCTGCTCTCCGACGAGACCGCCGCCAAGGTCCGCGGCGCGGCCGAGACGGCCTTCGCCGCCTGCGGTTGCCGCGACTACGCGCGCATCGACTTCATGCTCTCCGCGGAGGGCGAGCTCTATTTGCTGGAAATCAACACGCTGCCCGGCATGAAGGAAACCAGCCTGCTGCCGATGAGTGCGCGCTGCGTGGGGTTGGACTTTGTCGCGCTTTGCCGCGAACTGGTTGCGCCCGCCGTGGAACGCCTCCGGCCGGCCCGTGCCCACCGATGA